AACAATCACTAAGGACTCTCTGAGCAACTCTGCTACTTTAAGTTGCGCTTCACGCTTTATGGTGTTCATACCCTTATTTATCATTTAAAGTGCTTTAAGCAAAATCTATTAATAAGTTTATCGATGTAAGCTCGATATTTAGGAAAAGGCTTCACATAGAATTTAAGATTAAAGATGAGTGGCAAGTAGAACTTTTCCAAATCCTTATTTATCGGCTTAATTAAAATTAATGGCGTTGAGGTAAATAGAATTAAAATGCAGAAGAGATTTTTACTCTATCTGCTTGGCTTCGCCCACTCATTGAACCATTCTCTATTTCTCGCTCTTCCACCATTGGTACCATTGATGATTACCCAAATGGGAGTCTCGATAAAGATCATCAGTACATTTGCAACGATAGGTTACTTCATCTACGGTTTTGGATCGATAGTTGGTGGCATATTGACGAACAGACTGGGAGAGCTAAAAGTATTGATCCTTTGTATAACCCTCTCGGGCGTTAGTACGATCATCATATGCTTATCCCCAAACTTACTGGGCTTCGCATCGGGATTTCTTATTATGTCGATCTGGGCGAGCTTTTATCACCCTACTGCGTATAGTCTGATTTCAAAGGTTTATAAATTAAATTTGGGTGCAGCCTTTGGCATGCATGGTGCTATAGGGAATGTAGGGCAGATCTTTACACCCACGATCTCCGCATTCATCGGCCTCTACTACGGTTGGCAATATTCTTTTCTCACATTCGGTATCCTAACCATCATGGCAGCGATTCCACTGTATAAATTTCACATCGAAGGATTAAAAGAAGGCGAAATGGATATGGATACCTTTCTTAACCTATTCAAAAGATCGACCTTTTGGAAACTTTATGCCTTCAACATCTTTAATGGTTCAGTATTTAGGAGTGTCGAATTTATTCTACCGACCTTTTTGGTCATCGTCAAATCCCTCAAGGTAGAAGTTGCTGGATACGCCATGTCTATTATGTTAGTAGCAGGGATTCTAGGGCAGCTCATCGGAGGGAGGTTGGCCGATAAATTCGGGAGTTATAAGATGCTCATAGCGGAGAGTCTAGGGATCGCTATATCTTTGATACTTTTGATCTTCATCCCCTCCCCTATAATGGGGATCGCTCTATTCGTAATAATTTATGGGATTTCGATGTATGCATCGTATCCGAGCTTCAATTATTTAGCCGCATTTGTAAGCGAACCACAGATTAGAGGGGCGTTGTACGGCTTTCTATTCTTTATGACATTTGGATGTGGGTCGCTATCTGTATTCTTAACAGGGCTCATATCACATGAATATGGTGCCGATGTAGCTATTATGGTATTAATAGTAATAGCCATCCTCGCACTTATAGTATCGATATTTCTACCGAAGGCGAGAAAGGTAGAGAGCAATTAAGAGGATGACCGAATTGAAAAGTTTAATAGATAAGTCGTACAATTCTTTCTGTAAAATGGATAAGTTGGAGAGAAAAATTAAAAATTTGAAACATCGAAGCTGGGAAGTCACGGAGGGTCTCGAAAGGGCGCCCCATAGATCACTCTTCAAAGCGATGGGTTATACGGATAGTGATCTTGAGAAACCGTTGATCGGTGTAGCTAATTCATGGAATGAAATTATACCTGGGCATATACATCTAAATGAAATTGCAAAATTTGTGAAGTCTGGTGTGAGGGAAGCGGGTGGTACGCCGATAGAATTCTCTACGATAGGAATCTGTGATGGTATAGCGATGGGCCATGAAGGGATGCGCGCATCCTTGGTGAGTAGAGAAGTCATCGCCGATTCCATAGAGCTGATGGCCCATGCCCACAGATTCGACGCTCTTGTATTGATAGCTAGTTGTGATAAAATTGAGCCGGGTGCGATCATGGCCGCAGCAAGGCTCAACATACCATCTATATTCATAAATGGCGGGCCGATGGTCGCTGGACAGTACAAAGGGAGGAATATCAGCATCATCGATGTGTTCGAAGCGGTAGGTGCGGCAATTAGTGGGAAAATCTCTAAGGAAGAGCTGATCGAAATAGAGAATTGTGCCTGCCCTGGTGCGGGTTCCTGTGCAGGTTTATTCACAGCTAACACGATGGCGATAGCTATCGAAGTTTTGGGATTATCTTTACCATACAGTGCGACGATTCCTGCGATAGATCCGAGAAGGTATGATGTTGCCCGAGAGACCGGTAGAACGATCTTAAAGGCCCTTGAATTGGGGATAAAACCTCGCGATATCCTCACCTATGAAGCTTTTGAGAATGCGATCGCTGTAGATGTTGCATCGGGAGGTTCAACGAACGCAGTACTCCATTTGACTGCGATCGCATATGAAGCAGGGGTTAAGTTAACTCTGGATGACTTTGATAGGATAAGTGCACGTGTCCCACACATCGTCGACCTTATACCGGGAGGTAGATACATGATGCAAGACCTTGATAGGGTGGGTGGTGTACCGGCGATTATGAAGGTCCTTTATAAGAATGGGCTCATTCACGGTGAAGTTTTAACGATCAATGGCAAGACCGTTGCCGAAAATCTAAGGGATGTAGTAATATCGATGAATCAAGATGTCATCCGCCCACTTACGAATCCAATAAGACCTACGGGCACTTTAGTCACATTAAAAGGGAACATTGCTCCCTTAGGCGCGGTTATTAAAGTTGCAGGGCTGAAGAAGCTGATACATTCAGGTCCAGCGAGGGTATTCGATTCAGAGAAGGAAGCGAGTGAAGCTGTCTTTCAAAATAGAATACAGAAGGGTGATGTCGTAGTTATTCGTTATGAAGGGCCGAAAGGTGGCCCAGGGATGCCAGAAATGCTCTCCATTACTGCAGCGATCGTCGGACAAGGGTTGGGAGAAGATGTCGCTCTGATCACAGACGGTAGATTCTCAGGAGCTACAAGAGGTATGATGGTTGGACACGTCTCTCCGGAAGCGGCCGAGGGTGGACCGATAGCGCTACTGAAGGATGGGGATATAATTACGATAGATATCCCGAAAAAGAGTTTAATGGCGGATGTTTCACAAGAGGAATTCGAGAAGAGGTTTCGGGAGTGGAAGCCACCACCTCCACGATACCCACACGGTGCGCTTGCCAAATACGCTAAATTGGCATCATCGGCCGCTACGGGTGCTATACTAACGTGAATATTAAGCTATAATTAAGCTAACATATCGAATGACCTACATTTATACTACATCGCTCTTCTTCTGTGTCTTAAGAATTTAATAAAATCTACTACGATCATCACTTCTACATTTGCTAAATATTGGTAGAATCAGCAAAAGATTTTTTAATGACGTTTTGAACTTTATTTTATTCAATGAACTTTGAGGAACTTCCGAAGATTGAAGTAAAACCACCTGGACCAAAGTCTAAGGAGCTCATGGAGCTCAGAAATAAATACGTACCTAAGAGTGTATATAGTCTTACACCGATATTCATAGAGTCTGGAGATGGAGCTTTGCTTAGGGATGTGGATGGTAACGTTTACATAGATTTTGCCACCGTAATCTCCTGTCTAAACCTTGGGCATAGAAATCCTGAAGTTTTAGATGCAATAAAGAAACAACTCGAAAAACATCTACATTTATGCTTTCATCTTACACCATATGAAAGCTACGTAAGGTTGGCTGAGAAGTTAGCCTCGATCGCTCCCGGAGGGTTCTCTAAAAAGGTCCTTTTGGTGAATAGCGGGGCGGAAGCGGTGGAGAATAGTGTGAAGGTTGCAAGGAGGTTTACCAAGAAGCCTGGGATAATAGCCTTTGAGAATGCTTTTCATGGAAGGACCTTCATGGCTCTAACCCTTACGAGTAGCATAATGCCTTATAAATATGGATTCGGCCCATTTATGCCCGATGTGTATAGGCTTCCTTACGCATACTGCTACCGTTGCCCCTTCAACCTTGAATACCCTTCATGTGGTATAGAATGTATTGAGTATATTAGGAATGTATTAAATACCAGTATCTCGCCCGATGATATCGCTTCCATAATCTTTGAACCGATCCAAGGCGAGGGTGGCTTTGTAATCGCTCCAAAAGAGTTCATTCAAGGCTTAAGAAAGATCTGTGATGAATATAGTATTTTGATGATAGATGATGAGATACAGAGCGGTATGGGTAGGACTGGAAAAATGTTCTATATTGAGCATATCGGTGTAATTCCAGATGTAATTACGATGGGGAAGTCTCTTGGTGGAGGTTTACCGTTGTCCGCTGTCATAGGTAGAGAAGACATCATGGATGCACCACAGGTAGGAGGCCTT
The nucleotide sequence above comes from Nitrososphaerales archaeon. Encoded proteins:
- a CDS encoding MFS transporter, with protein sequence MQKRFLLYLLGFAHSLNHSLFLALPPLVPLMITQMGVSIKIISTFATIGYFIYGFGSIVGGILTNRLGELKVLILCITLSGVSTIIICLSPNLLGFASGFLIMSIWASFYHPTAYSLISKVYKLNLGAAFGMHGAIGNVGQIFTPTISAFIGLYYGWQYSFLTFGILTIMAAIPLYKFHIEGLKEGEMDMDTFLNLFKRSTFWKLYAFNIFNGSVFRSVEFILPTFLVIVKSLKVEVAGYAMSIMLVAGILGQLIGGRLADKFGSYKMLIAESLGIAISLILLIFIPSPIMGIALFVIIYGISMYASYPSFNYLAAFVSEPQIRGALYGFLFFMTFGCGSLSVFLTGLISHEYGADVAIMVLIVIAILALIVSIFLPKARKVESN
- the ilvD gene encoding dihydroxy-acid dehydratase, with the protein product MTELKSLIDKSYNSFCKMDKLERKIKNLKHRSWEVTEGLERAPHRSLFKAMGYTDSDLEKPLIGVANSWNEIIPGHIHLNEIAKFVKSGVREAGGTPIEFSTIGICDGIAMGHEGMRASLVSREVIADSIELMAHAHRFDALVLIASCDKIEPGAIMAAARLNIPSIFINGGPMVAGQYKGRNISIIDVFEAVGAAISGKISKEELIEIENCACPGAGSCAGLFTANTMAIAIEVLGLSLPYSATIPAIDPRRYDVARETGRTILKALELGIKPRDILTYEAFENAIAVDVASGGSTNAVLHLTAIAYEAGVKLTLDDFDRISARVPHIVDLIPGGRYMMQDLDRVGGVPAIMKVLYKNGLIHGEVLTINGKTVAENLRDVVISMNQDVIRPLTNPIRPTGTLVTLKGNIAPLGAVIKVAGLKKLIHSGPARVFDSEKEASEAVFQNRIQKGDVVVIRYEGPKGGPGMPEMLSITAAIVGQGLGEDVALITDGRFSGATRGMMVGHVSPEAAEGGPIALLKDGDIITIDIPKKSLMADVSQEEFEKRFREWKPPPPRYPHGALAKYAKLASSAATGAILT
- a CDS encoding aspartate aminotransferase family protein encodes the protein MNFEELPKIEVKPPGPKSKELMELRNKYVPKSVYSLTPIFIESGDGALLRDVDGNVYIDFATVISCLNLGHRNPEVLDAIKKQLEKHLHLCFHLTPYESYVRLAEKLASIAPGGFSKKVLLVNSGAEAVENSVKVARRFTKKPGIIAFENAFHGRTFMALTLTSSIMPYKYGFGPFMPDVYRLPYAYCYRCPFNLEYPSCGIECIEYIRNVLNTSISPDDIASIIFEPIQGEGGFVIAPKEFIQGLRKICDEYSILMIDDEIQSGMGRTGKMFYIEHIGVIPDVITMGKSLGGGLPLSAVIGREDIMDAPQVGGLGGTFYGNPVGCVAGLKTIELIEKLLPDVPRLGEIAMKRLKEMQEKYEIMGDVRGIGLMLAVEFVEDRKTKKPATEKRNKVIAECYKNGLITVGAGAYKNVIRLLPPLNISRELLNKGLDILERVIKEVQKGL